TAGTGAGGAGTAGATTTTTTGACACGGATTTCAAGGATTTTTAATGATAATTGTGGATAAGATTCTTGCAGAATGACAAATTTTGTGGAAAATTAAATATACTCATAAAGTTTGTCACGCTGAAAGCGTCTCACATAAAGTTGATTACATATAATTTTTAGTAATTATATGTAATCGAAAAATTACAAAAATGGGTGGGATTCTTTCAGAATGACAAATTGTATGGAGAATTTTTTGGATAACTTAACGAGTTCTCGACTGCGTTCGAACAAATTATCATTCCAATTTTGAAATGTTTACTTCCTAACAGTTCCAGAAAAATGATTCACTTTTGGATTGATAGGATTTCCTGAAGAACGCCTAAAACTCGAAATTTGTCCTGTGTGCCAAATGGCATCTGCTATAGGACCATTTATTATGTAAAAAAATGGAATGCTAACTTCTCCATCTTTTTTTACTGATAATTCTGATAGATCTTTAGTTGCTAAAATCTTATTTCTTAAAGCTTCTATATTTAGTAAGGTTTGAGTTCTCATTTCAAAAAAACTCATTTGTTCTTTTTCTTTTGCTTGTTTAAAATCAGTATTTGTTAATCGCAACATTGTTGCAGATAAATCGTAAATATGTTCGATTGTTTTTAATGATGTTCTTCCTTTTCCTGCTGGTTGATATTCTAAATCTTTTTCAGTTAAGCCTTCTGATGCCCAATAATACCTAAAACCCAATCCATCAATTATTCTTGCAACTGTGGTTTGTGCAGTATAATTTTCTTCCATTGTTGGAATTTCATAATATGGTAGTTGATTTTGTGCGTTCAAATTAAAGATGGTTGTTAGAATGATTATAAAAATATATTTTTTCATCGATTTGAATTTTGATAAAAATAAGTAAAAAGACCTAAAAATTGGATGTTAATTACTTTTTAAACCTTTTTAAATATAGAATTACTTTGTTTAAAAATTGTTTTGAAAGCTGGCAAACAAGTTTAGCCCAGATTGAAGCCTTTGTTTGAGCTCTTTTTTTATGCTAAACTAGATTCAGTACTGTTCGCTGAAATAAAATTTGTTCTAAATATGAAAAGATGCAGAAATAAATTCAGCATAAAAAAAAGCGAGTGCTGAAAGCTGGAAATAGCTCCTAAAAAACAAAATCCAAAACATTTAAGTGCTTTGGATTTTGATATTATTGTTGAATAATAATTAGATTTTTAAGTTACAATTACTGATATAAAATCAGGATTAGTTCAACTAACAATTTTTAATGCACTGCTTTGCTGCTTTTAAAAATTGAGTTTCACTAATAATACGTAAATCTACGAACTTTTGCAATGTGTTTTGCCAAACGCATTACTTGATGAGAATATCCATATTCATTATCATACCAGATATATAAAACAACATTTTCGCCATCTGTAATGGTTGCTTTGCTATCAAAAATTGAAGGCGCTGTTGAGCCAATAATATCAGATGAAACCAACTCATTATCTAAAGAATATTTAATTTGCTCTACCAAATCGCCTTCTAAAGCATGTTGTTTTAAAATTGCGTTGATAACATCTTTAGTAACAGGTCTTCTTAATTGTAAATTTAAAATTGCTAAAGAACCATTTGGCACAGGAACTCGAATTGCGTTGGATGTTAATTTACCTGCCAAAACTGGAATTGCTTTTGCAACTGCACTTCCTGCTCCAGTTTCTGTAATTACCATATTTAATGCTGCAGCTCTACCTCTTCTGTACTTGCTGTGCATATTATCCACCAAATTTTGATCGTTTGTATAGGCGTGAATGGTTTCTAAATGTCCTTTTTTAATCCCAAAATTATCTTCCAAAACTTTTAAAACTGGCGTAATTGCATTGGTTGTACAAGAAGCTGCTGAAAAAATATCAATTTTATCAGGATCGTTTTGTTTGTGATTTACACCATGTACAATATTAGGAACTCCTTTTGCTGGTGCCGTTATTAAAACTTTACTTGCGCCTTTTGCTTTTAAGTGTCTTGCCAAAGCAACATCATCTCTAAAAGCACCAGTATTATCAATAATTAAAGCATCATTAATGCCATATTCTGTATAATCAATCTCTTCTGGATTGTTGGCAGAAATCATAAAAACGGTTGTTCCGTTTATAATTAAAGCATTATTTTCAAGGTCTGTTTGTACAGTTCCTAAAAAATCTCTGTGCACAGAATCTACACTTAATAAAGAGGCTCTTTTGTCTAAAACTGTTTGTGTAATTTCGCCACGAGTTACAATGGCTCTTAATCTTAATTGAGAACCTTTGCCCATTTTAGACATTAATTCTCTTGCTAACAAACGTCCAATTCTACCAAAACCATATAAAACAACATCTTTAGGTGTAATATTTTTTGCTTCAGTTGCGTTTTTTAATTTCTTTTGGATAAAAGCAACTTTGTCTTCACAGCCTTTTGGATGCAAATAACATTCGTAAGCTAGTTTACCAATATCTAATTTTGATGAAGGCAAATCTACTTGTTGAATTGCTTTTGCAATACTCAAAGCATCTTGAATGGTAATTGGTTTGTTTACAAATTCTCTTGAATACTCAATTAAATTTAAAACCTCACTGGCTCTTTTATCGATAAGCGGATTTCTAAACATAACCAGCTCAATAGATTTATCATACCATAAATCATTTACAATATTAATAAATTCTACGGTTGCTTTTCTAGTTTCTGTTTGTAGGTTAACTTCTTTTTCGTAATCTAAAGTTGATGACATAGCTGTGTAACTAATTTAAAGTTTGTGCAAAAGTATTTCTTTTTTTGAAAATACGAAATCGATTTCGTGAAAAATTTTAACATAAAAAAATCCCGATTGTTAAATCGAGATTTTTCTTTTATTCCAAAATGCTTTTATCTTATTGCATATCTTTCAGTTTCGCCTTTTAAATTGATTACTTCAAGATATAAAGGAATTCCTGCGTTGATATTTGTGTTTTCTATAGCAGCAATTGCATCAGCAGCATTCTTGACAGGTTTTTTATTAACTTCTGTAATTATAAATCCTTTTTCAACTCCATAATAAGCAAGTGTTCTATTAATATTATCAATAATTTTTGCACCACCTTTTAAATTGTGTTTTTTTAATTCTTTATCGGTTAAATCTTTTAAAGAAAGCCCTAAACTTTTAGATATAAAGGTACTTTTTTTGTTTAAAACAATTGTTTTTGAGATTAACTCTCCATCTCTTTCAATCACAACATCTAAATTATCTCCTGGTCTTTTTGAAGTTAATTGTCCTTTTAATTCAGAAAATTTAGAGATTTTCACATTATTTACTTCTTTAATAATATCACCAGATTTTAATTGAGAATTATTTGCGCCTTCTTCATAAAAAACTTCACCAACTTTTACACCATCTTCTTTAAATTGCGGATCAATAGAAATTCCTAAAATAGCTTCTTGCACAACTCCAAACTCAAGTAAATCATCTACTATTTTTTTTGCAATGTTAGATGGTACTGCAAAAGAATACCCAATAAAAGAACCAGTTTTAGATGAAATTGCTGTGTTAATTCCCACCAATTCTCCTCTTGTATTTACCAAAGCTCCTCCACTATTTCCTGGGTTTACAGCTGCATCCGTTTGTATAAAAGATTCAATATTTCCATTTCCTTCTAAATCTCTTCCTTTTGCACTTACAATTCCTGCAGTTACTGTACTTGTTAAGTTATAAGGATTCCCCACAGCTAAAACCCATTCGCCAATTTTAATATTGTCCGAATTTGCAAAAGGTGTGTAAGGCAAATCTTCATCTGCATTAATTTTTAGCAAAGCAATATCATTGTTTTTATCAGCTCCTATAATTTCTGCTTCGTATTTCTTATTATTATTTAATGTAATTTCGATATTATTGGCATTGTCAATTACATGATTATTGGTTACAATATAGCCATCAGCTGAAATAATAACACCACTTCCTGTACCAACTTGCTCAAATTTTCTAATACCATTTCCATTTCCATAAAACAATTCTGCCCATGGATTTGATTGTGTTCTAATTGCAGTATTTTTTACGTGAACTACAGAATGAACCGTATTTTCTGCAGCCAAAGTAAAATCTATTGAAGCTGCATTTATAGCACTTGAATTTGCATTAAATGCAGGGTTGTAATTTGTTTTTATGATTGATGATGAATCTTGTTGCATTGTTTGCACAACAACATTTTCATCGATAAACATTTTGTAGCCTCCTAGAGTAATTGCTCCTCCAAGAATCGCCATTCCTAATAAACTAAAAAATTTTTTCATAATTATAATTTTGATTTAAGTAAATATACGTTTTTAACATTTTTAAAAAATCTGTTTAACTTGCTTTTAACGCTATTTAACCAGCTTTTAACAGACTTTTTTTCTTAATGAAATCAGTATCTTTGTTTTATGAATTTATCGTTTTATAAATATCAAGGAACAGGAAATGATTTCGTTATGATTGATAACAGAACAAAAATCTTTCCAAAAAAAGAAATTAACAAAATTTTACAAATTTCTGACAGACATTTTGGCATTGGTGCAGATGGCATTATTTTAATCGAAACTGATGAAAAGTTCGATTTTAAGATGATTTATTTTAATGCTGATGGAAGCCAAACCTTTTGTGGAAATGGGGCAAGATGTGCAGTTGCTTTCGCAAAACATTTAAATATCATTCAAGATAAAACAACTTTTTTAGCGGTTGATGGTGAGCATTTTGCAGAAATAAAAGATGACATTATTTCTCTTCAAATGATTAATGTTGATGACATAAAAGTGAATGAAAATTCCGTTTTTATGCACACAGGTACTCAACATCATGTAGAATTGGTTGAGGATTTAAATGATTATCCTGTTTTTGAGAACGGAAAAAAAATAAGAAATTCCTACGTTTTTCCTGGAAGCAATGTAAATTTTGTACAACAATTAAATGACACTACTTTTAGAGTAAGAACTTACGAAAAAGGAGTTGAAGATGAAACATTAGCTTGTGGAACTGGTGTTACAGCTGTTGCAATTGCCATGCACAAAACCAACAAAACAAAAAGCAATACTATTTCTTTACCTGTAGAAGGTGGAAATTTAGCAGTTTCTTTTGATGAAAAAAACGGTATTTATACAAACGTATTTTTAAAGGGCCCAGCAAAATTTGTTTTTAAAGGCGAAATTGAGATATAGATGAAAACACTTAAAGGTAAAAACCTAAATTTAAGAGCCATTGAACCAGAAGACCTCAATTTTTTACATACTATAGAAAATAATGAAATCTTTTGGGAAGTAAGCCATACACAAGCTCCTTTTTCTAGATATGTTTTAAAACAATATTTAGAAAATGCCCATTTAGATATTTATGAAACAAAACAGCTACGCCTAATTATCGAAGATGTTTTCGATAAAAAACAAGTGGGCATGATTGATTTATTCGATTTTAATCCACAACATCAGAGAGCTGGAGTTGGTATTTTAATTCATCCTTATTTTCAAAATAGAGGTTTTGCTGCAGAAGCATTATCACTTTTAATTAACTACGCATTCTCTTATTTAAATTTACACCAATTATACGCAAACATAACTCCAGATAATATTAAAAGTATTTCCTTATTCGAAAAACATAATTTTACCAAAATTGGTATCAAAAAAGACTGGCTTTTATCCAAAGGAAAATATAAAGATGAAATTTTATTTCAGTTGATAAAAGTGTAGCTTTGCATTTCTTATAAAAATAAACACACATTGAGCAAAAAAATAATTTACTTATTAGGATTCTTTTTAAT
The DNA window shown above is from Polaribacter sp. Hel_I_88 and carries:
- the dapF gene encoding diaminopimelate epimerase, encoding MNLSFYKYQGTGNDFVMIDNRTKIFPKKEINKILQISDRHFGIGADGIILIETDEKFDFKMIYFNADGSQTFCGNGARCAVAFAKHLNIIQDKTTFLAVDGEHFAEIKDDIISLQMINVDDIKVNENSVFMHTGTQHHVELVEDLNDYPVFENGKKIRNSYVFPGSNVNFVQQLNDTTFRVRTYEKGVEDETLACGTGVTAVAIAMHKTNKTKSNTISLPVEGGNLAVSFDEKNGIYTNVFLKGPAKFVFKGEIEI
- a CDS encoding trypsin-like peptidase domain-containing protein, coding for MKKFFSLLGMAILGGAITLGGYKMFIDENVVVQTMQQDSSSIIKTNYNPAFNANSSAINAASIDFTLAAENTVHSVVHVKNTAIRTQSNPWAELFYGNGNGIRKFEQVGTGSGVIISADGYIVTNNHVIDNANNIEITLNNNKKYEAEIIGADKNNDIALLKINADEDLPYTPFANSDNIKIGEWVLAVGNPYNLTSTVTAGIVSAKGRDLEGNGNIESFIQTDAAVNPGNSGGALVNTRGELVGINTAISSKTGSFIGYSFAVPSNIAKKIVDDLLEFGVVQEAILGISIDPQFKEDGVKVGEVFYEEGANNSQLKSGDIIKEVNNVKISKFSELKGQLTSKRPGDNLDVVIERDGELISKTIVLNKKSTFISKSLGLSLKDLTDKELKKHNLKGGAKIIDNINRTLAYYGVEKGFIITEVNKKPVKNAADAIAAIENTNINAGIPLYLEVINLKGETERYAIR
- a CDS encoding glyceraldehyde-3-phosphate dehydrogenase; the protein is MSSTLDYEKEVNLQTETRKATVEFINIVNDLWYDKSIELVMFRNPLIDKRASEVLNLIEYSREFVNKPITIQDALSIAKAIQQVDLPSSKLDIGKLAYECYLHPKGCEDKVAFIQKKLKNATEAKNITPKDVVLYGFGRIGRLLARELMSKMGKGSQLRLRAIVTRGEITQTVLDKRASLLSVDSVHRDFLGTVQTDLENNALIINGTTVFMISANNPEEIDYTEYGINDALIIDNTGAFRDDVALARHLKAKGASKVLITAPAKGVPNIVHGVNHKQNDPDKIDIFSAASCTTNAITPVLKVLEDNFGIKKGHLETIHAYTNDQNLVDNMHSKYRRGRAAALNMVITETGAGSAVAKAIPVLAGKLTSNAIRVPVPNGSLAILNLQLRRPVTKDVINAILKQHALEGDLVEQIKYSLDNELVSSDIIGSTAPSIFDSKATITDGENVVLYIWYDNEYGYSHQVMRLAKHIAKVRRFTYY
- a CDS encoding GNAT family N-acetyltransferase, which produces MKTLKGKNLNLRAIEPEDLNFLHTIENNEIFWEVSHTQAPFSRYVLKQYLENAHLDIYETKQLRLIIEDVFDKKQVGMIDLFDFNPQHQRAGVGILIHPYFQNRGFAAEALSLLINYAFSYLNLHQLYANITPDNIKSISLFEKHNFTKIGIKKDWLLSKGKYKDEILFQLIKV